In Candidatus Polarisedimenticolia bacterium, the sequence TTCCGGTCGCATCGCGGGAAACAGGATCACGTCCCGGATCGACGGCTGGCCGGTGATCAGCATGACGAGGCGGTCGAGCCCCAGTCCCATCCCGCCGGTGGGCGGCATGCCGTACTCCAGGGCGCGGACGTAGTCGTGGTCCAGTGGCTGCGCCTCGTCGTCTCCGGCCTCGCGCTGCCGGGCCTGGTCCTGAAACCGTGCCCGCTGCTCGTCGGGGTCGTTGAGCTCGCTGAAGGCATTGGCGATCTCCTTCCCGCCGACGAAGAGCTCAAACCGCTCGGTGAGGGCGGGATCGTCGCGGTGCTCCCGGGCCAGCGGCGACAGGGACTTGGGGTAATCCATCACGAAGGTCGGCTGCACCAGCGAGGGCTCGAGATACACCTTGAACACCTGGTCGATCAAGCGGCCTCCCGAGAGCAGCTGGGCGTCCTCGCGGGAGACGCCCGACGCCGTCAACTTCGCACGCAATTCGGCCTCGGAGGCGACCCGGACGTCGAGCCCGGTTCGCTCCCGAATGCCTTCGACGAAGCTCACCTGGCGGAACGGAGGAGTGAAATCGATCGCCGCGCCCTGGTACGTGACGCCGGGGCCGCCGGTGGTATGCTGCACCGCGCCCGAGACCATCGCCTCGGTAAGCGCCAGGATGTCGCGATAGTCGGCGTAGGCCTGGTAACACTCCAGCATGGTGAATTCCGGATTGTGAGTGCGGTCCATGCCCTCGTTCCGGAAATCGTGGCCGATTTCATAGACTTTCTCGAATCCGCCCACCACCAGCCGCTTGAGATACAGCTCATCGGCGATGCGGAGGTAGAGCGGCATGTCGAGCGCGTTATGGTGGGTCACGAACGGCCGGGCCATCGCCCCGCCATAGAGCGGCTGGAGCACGGGGGTTTCCACTTCCAGGAATCCGCGCTCGTCCAGGAACCGCCGCAGGAACCGGATCACCTCCGCGCGGGTCTCGAAGACCC encodes:
- the lysS gene encoding lysine--tRNA ligase, producing TQQTDAGAVTFGGLADPEVRYRQRYADLAVHPEVRRVFETRAEVIRFLRRFLDERGFLEVETPVLQPLYGGAMARPFVTHHNALDMPLYLRIADELYLKRLVVGGFEKVYEIGHDFRNEGMDRTHNPEFTMLECYQAYADYRDILALTEAMVSGAVQHTTGGPGVTYQGAAIDFTPPFRQVSFVEGIRERTGLDVRVASEAELRAKLTASGVSREDAQLLSGGRLIDQVFKVYLEPSLVQPTFVMDYPKSLSPLAREHRDDPALTERFELFVGGKEIANAFSELNDPDEQRARFQDQARQREAGDDEAQPLDHDYVRALEYGMPPTGGMGLGLDRLVMLITGQPSIRDVILFPAMRPEEGTPEGPAA